The following are from one region of the Amia ocellicauda isolate fAmiCal2 chromosome 1, fAmiCal2.hap1, whole genome shotgun sequence genome:
- the opn8a gene encoding opsin 8, group member a, translating to MEDKYISKLPSAVDYGAGTFLVVNAVLSILGNSAVLTAAAKRSSILKAPELLSVNLALTDIGMALSMYPLSIASAFNHAWIGGDPSCLYYGLMGFFFSVASIMTLAIMAVVRYLVTKTPHYSGNKFDKKKISILIVFIWLYAMLWALLPVMGWGKYGPEPFGLSCSFDWAAYSDSLNRSTFLLCMFVLCTALPCIAIVLCYSGIAWKLHKAYKAIENSQNLPKSSKMERKFTLMAILISSGFIVSWAPYVVVSFWTMFHSAESVTPVASLLPCLFAKSSTSYNPLIYYIFSRSFRREITKMKCCFGFRVRFFGTDSSAANHCTAQGNFKEDLIPTCSTNENNKAIPRPLTGETTSYL from the exons ATGGAAGATAAATACATCTCCAAATTGCCCTCCGCTGTGGACTATGGAGCAGGAACCTTTCTGGTGGTAAATG CTGTGCTGTCTATCCTGGGGAATTCAGCTGTTCTCACCGCTGCTGCAAAGAGGTCCTCGATCCTCAAAGCACCTGAGCTCCTCAGTGTCAACTTGGCTTTGACAGACATTGGGATGGCTCTGAGCATGTATCCCCTGTCTATAGCCTCTGCTTTCAATCATGCATGGATCGGGGGGGATCCTTCATGCCTCTACTATGGTTTAATGGGCTTTTTCTTCAGCGTGGCAAGCATCATGACTCTAGCAATCATGGCTGTTGTGAGGTATCTCGTGACAAAAACTCCACACTATTCAG GTAACAAGTTTGACAAAAAGAAAATCTCCATTTTGATTGTCTTCATCTGGCTTTATGCGATGCTGTGGGCTTTGCTTCCTGTGATGGGATGGGGAAAGTATGGTCCAGAACCATTTGGCTTGTCTTGCTCATTTGACTGGGCTGCCTATAGCGATTCTCTCAATAGATCTACCTTTCTTCTGTGCATGTTTGTGCTGTGCACTGCTTTGCCCTGCATAGCCATTGTGTTGTGCTATTCTGGAATCGCATGGAAACTTCACAAAGCATATAAAGCCATTGAAAACAGCCAGAACCTCCCAAAGTCAAGcaaaatggaaagaaagttcACTCTG ATGGCCATCCTCATCAGCTCTGGCTTCATAGTTAGCTGGGCACCCTACGTTGTTGTGAGTTTCTGGACAATGTTTCATTCTGCTGAAAGTGTGACCCCAGTGGCCAGTCTGCTGCCGTGCTTGTTTGCCAAGTCATCCACGTCCTACAACCCGTTAATTTACTACATCTTCAGCAGATCCTTCAGAAGGGAAATTACAAAGATGAAATGTTGCTTTGGTTTCAGAGTCCGCTTCTTTGGCACTGACAGCTCAGCTGCAAACCACTGCACAGCTCAAGGCAACTTCAAGGAAGATCTCATACCTACATGCTCCACAAAcgaaaataataaagcaatcCCAAGACCGCTCACTGGTGAGACCACAAGCTATTTATGA